Proteins from one Oscillatoria nigro-viridis PCC 7112 genomic window:
- a CDS encoding leucine-rich repeat domain-containing protein, whose amino-acid sequence MQVTFIVCTALIIVVGGCNSPIPFKKPSQTQSQAQVQTIATRTFADWCVNQTNLSSAARHTIEVMLRNVATTDCVKANNILSSRAEFSIHGDGITDISPLSSLTNLTKLSLSANKISDISSLSSLTNLTILQLDRNRISDITPLKFLTNLTELSIWYNQVSNIYPLKNLTNLSVLDLSLNPLKDIKILENLRNLNTLGLVDNQVSNINHLKYLTSLTHLSLGTNQISDISPLKYLNQLTELGISRNQISDISPLKHLSKLTELFLNNNKVSDITPLQFLTNLNTLWLNRNRVSDISTLKLLANLNTLYLINNQIYDISPLRYLTNLKQVDLTNNKIFDLRMLDSINLTSLYLTNNQIEDVSSLKFMKTLKVLSLADNKISDISPLKSLTKLTELYLSENQISDVSPLKSLIKLTRLDLANNRISDISMLKPLTNLLELYLEGNPLTNRNCPLVPDFRCRYE is encoded by the coding sequence TTGCAAGTTACATTTATCGTTTGTACTGCTTTAATTATTGTTGTGGGTGGATGCAATTCACCTATACCTTTTAAAAAACCGAGCCAAACACAGTCACAAGCACAAGTACAAACAATAGCCACTCGTACCTTTGCTGATTGGTGTGTCAATCAGACTAATTTGAGTTCGGCTGCTAGGCATACTATCGAAGTTATGTTGCGGAATGTTGCTACAACAGACTGCGTTAAAGCTAATAACATACTTTCTAGTCGTGCTGAATTTAGCATTCATGGTGATGGAATAACTGACATCAGCCCACTTTCATCTTTAACCAACTTAACAAAATTAAGCCTGAGTGCTAATAAAATTTCTGATATTAGCTCGCTCAGCTCGCTGACTAATCTAACTATTCTTCAGTTAGATCGGAACAGGATTTCTGATATTACTCCTTTAAAATTTCTGACTAATTTAACTGAGTTATCTATTTGGTATAATCAAGTATCTAATATTTATCCTCTAAAAAATCTCACAAATCTTTCTGTATTAGATTTAAGTCTTAATCCACTTAAAGACATTAAAATTTTAGAAAACCTGCGGAATTTGAATACATTGGGACTGGTTGACAATCAAGTCTCAAACATCAATCATTTAAAATATTTAACAAGCTTAACACATCTCTCACTTGGGACTAATCAAATATCTGATATTAGTCCCTTGAAATATCTAAATCAATTAACTGAATTAGGAATTAGCAGAAATCAAATATCTGATATTAGTCCCTTGAAACATTTAAGCAAATTAACTGAATTATTCCTAAATAATAATAAGGTTTCTGACATTACTCCTTTACAATTTTTGACTAATTTAAATACACTGTGGCTCAATCGAAATAGAGTATCTGATATTAGCACTCTCAAATTGTTGGCTAACTTAAATACACTATATCTCATAAATAATCAAATTTATGACATTAGTCCGTTGAGATATTTGACCAACTTAAAGCAAGTCGATCTGACAAATAATAAAATTTTTGATTTGAGGATGTTAGATAGTATTAATTTAACCTCTCTTTATCTCACTAATAATCAAATTGAAGACGTGAGTTCGTTGAAATTTATGAAGACCTTAAAAGTGCTATCCCTTGCTGACAATAAAATTTCTGACATTAGCCCGTTGAAATCTCTAACTAAACTGACTGAACTTTATCTCAGCGAGAATCAAATCTCTGACGTAAGTCCGTTAAAATCCCTGATTAAATTAACGAGGCTAGACCTGGCCAACAATCGGATTTCTGATATTAGTATGTTGAAACCTTTAACTAACCTCTTGGAACTCTACCTTGAAGGAAATCCGTTGACTAATAGAAATTGCCCATTGGTTCCTGATTTTAGATGTCGCTATGAATAA
- the ppc gene encoding phosphoenolpyruvate carboxylase yields the protein MSSVLQSSEQAIDATSISHSPAYSKSDLFLRNRLKVVEDLWESVLRQECGQELVDLLQQMRSVNSAEGQATHFRESNVVQLIEKLDLNAAIRAARAFALYFQLINIVEQHYEQRDQQLAYASSNDAGGRMFSKLPGQAMDAPDRPRHREGPGPAQMALNKADSSETIARDAGTFHQLFPMLLRLNVPSQQIQRLIDQLDIRLVFTAHPTEIVRHTIRTKQRRMAKILQQLDQVDEKFQVIGAESPSPYPVSCWEAAALQEQLMEEIRLWWRTDELHQFKPTVLDEVEYTLHYFEEVLFDAIPELYHRLKQALHASYPYLKPPSYNFCKFGSWVGSDRDGNPSVTPKVTWQTACYQRHLVLQKYISAVKRLNELLSLSLHWSDVLPELLESLDRDKSEFPDVYEQWAIRYRQEPYRLKLAYVQQRLENTRDRNWRLYKGDELQREREALSEHPGMTGLYRSGAEFLTELKLIEHNLVETGLSCRDLENLICQVEIYGFNLAYLDIRQESTVHSDALREIAEYLQILPKSYNQMSECDRVIWLATELQTRRPLIPAELPFSPKTCETINTFRVLRQMQQEFGPEICQTYVISMSHDVSDLLAVLLLAKEAGLYDPATGISNIQVVPLFETVEDLKKAPEVMEKIFDLPLYRALLAGGYAQEIAEKTEENIQCPIENIKLQEVMLGYSDSNKDSGFLSSNWEIHKAQKALQMVAEKHGVELRIFHGRGGSVGRGGGPAYKAILAQPGKSISGRIKITEQGEVLASKYSLPELALYNLETVATAVIQASLLHTGFDGIDPWNEIMEELSARSRSHYRHLIYEQPDLVDFFHQVTPIQEISQLQISSRPARRGGKKDISGLRAIPWVFSWTQSRFLLPSWYGVGTALQEFLLEEPEEHMKLLQYFYLKWPFFRMVISKVEMTLSKVDLQIAEHYVRELALPADKERFQTLFEQIAAEFHLIRGLVLTITGHQRLLDEDPSLQRSVQLRNATIVPLGLLQVSLLKRLRQHGSSGIPGVIHSRYSKGELLRGALLTINGIAAGMRNTG from the coding sequence ATGAGTTCAGTCCTCCAGTCTTCAGAACAGGCTATTGATGCAACATCTATTTCCCATTCTCCCGCTTACTCAAAATCTGACCTGTTTCTGCGAAATCGCCTCAAAGTAGTAGAGGACTTGTGGGAATCGGTGCTGCGACAGGAGTGCGGGCAGGAATTGGTGGATTTGCTCCAACAAATGCGATCGGTCAATTCCGCCGAGGGACAAGCCACTCACTTTCGCGAGTCGAATGTCGTACAGCTAATCGAAAAGCTCGACCTCAACGCCGCCATCCGCGCGGCTAGGGCTTTTGCACTGTATTTTCAGTTGATCAACATTGTCGAACAGCACTACGAACAGCGAGACCAACAGCTAGCTTACGCTAGCAGCAACGATGCTGGTGGGCGGATGTTTTCTAAGCTGCCAGGACAAGCAATGGATGCCCCCGATCGCCCGCGCCACAGGGAAGGCCCAGGCCCCGCCCAAATGGCTCTGAACAAGGCAGACAGCAGCGAGACGATCGCCCGAGATGCCGGCACTTTTCACCAACTTTTCCCGATGCTGCTGCGCTTGAACGTGCCAAGCCAGCAAATCCAGCGCTTGATCGATCAGTTAGACATCCGCTTGGTATTCACCGCTCACCCCACGGAAATTGTCCGTCACACGATCCGCACCAAGCAGCGGCGAATGGCGAAGATTCTCCAACAGCTAGACCAAGTTGACGAGAAATTTCAGGTGATCGGGGCCGAATCTCCAAGCCCGTACCCGGTGTCTTGCTGGGAAGCGGCGGCTCTCCAAGAGCAACTGATGGAAGAAATTCGCCTCTGGTGGCGCACTGACGAACTGCACCAGTTCAAGCCCACTGTGCTCGACGAGGTGGAATACACTCTCCACTACTTCGAGGAAGTTCTGTTTGATGCTATTCCCGAACTCTACCACCGCTTAAAGCAAGCTCTGCACGCTTCTTACCCTTATCTGAAACCGCCTAGTTACAATTTTTGCAAGTTCGGTTCTTGGGTGGGATCGGACAGGGACGGCAACCCTTCTGTGACTCCGAAAGTTACTTGGCAAACTGCTTGCTATCAGCGCCACTTAGTGCTGCAGAAGTACATCAGCGCGGTGAAGCGGCTGAACGAACTTTTGAGTTTGTCGCTGCACTGGAGCGACGTGCTGCCGGAATTGCTGGAATCTCTCGATCGCGACAAATCGGAATTCCCGGATGTTTACGAGCAATGGGCAATCCGCTATCGGCAAGAACCTTATCGGTTGAAGCTGGCTTACGTGCAGCAGCGACTGGAAAATACGCGCGATCGCAATTGGCGGCTCTACAAAGGAGACGAGTTGCAGCGGGAGCGCGAAGCTTTGTCAGAACATCCCGGAATGACCGGCCTTTATCGATCGGGCGCTGAGTTTTTGACCGAACTCAAGCTCATCGAGCACAATTTAGTGGAAACAGGTTTGAGCTGTCGGGACTTGGAAAATCTGATCTGCCAAGTAGAAATTTACGGGTTTAATTTGGCTTACCTAGATATTCGCCAAGAGTCAACTGTACACTCGGACGCTTTGAGGGAAATTGCTGAATACTTGCAAATTTTGCCCAAGTCTTACAATCAAATGTCGGAATGCGATCGAGTTATTTGGCTGGCAACAGAACTGCAAACTCGCCGCCCTTTAATTCCAGCAGAATTGCCCTTTTCTCCCAAAACTTGCGAGACGATCAATACCTTCCGGGTATTGCGGCAAATGCAGCAGGAGTTTGGCCCGGAAATTTGCCAAACTTACGTCATCAGCATGAGCCACGATGTCAGCGATTTACTGGCGGTTTTGCTGTTAGCAAAAGAAGCGGGACTTTACGATCCGGCAACAGGAATTAGCAACATTCAAGTAGTTCCCCTGTTTGAAACGGTGGAAGATTTGAAAAAAGCGCCGGAAGTAATGGAAAAAATCTTCGATCTGCCACTTTATCGAGCTTTGCTAGCAGGAGGATACGCGCAGGAAATAGCGGAAAAAACCGAAGAAAATATCCAATGTCCAATCGAAAATATCAAATTGCAAGAGGTGATGCTGGGGTATTCGGACAGCAATAAAGATTCTGGTTTCCTCAGCAGCAATTGGGAAATCCACAAAGCTCAAAAGGCTTTGCAAATGGTTGCGGAAAAACACGGTGTGGAGTTGCGGATTTTTCACGGCAGAGGCGGTTCTGTAGGGCGCGGCGGCGGGCCTGCTTACAAGGCAATTTTGGCTCAGCCTGGAAAGAGTATTAGCGGGCGCATTAAGATTACTGAACAAGGCGAGGTTTTGGCTTCTAAATATTCTTTGCCGGAGTTGGCGCTTTACAATCTGGAAACTGTGGCGACGGCGGTAATTCAAGCTAGTTTGCTGCACACTGGTTTTGATGGCATCGACCCTTGGAATGAGATTATGGAGGAGTTGTCGGCGCGATCGCGATCGCACTACCGCCATTTAATCTACGAACAGCCGGATTTAGTTGATTTCTTCCACCAAGTTACCCCGATTCAAGAAATCAGCCAGTTGCAAATTAGTTCTCGTCCCGCCCGGCGCGGCGGCAAAAAAGACATCAGCGGTTTGCGAGCAATTCCGTGGGTGTTTAGCTGGACTCAAAGCCGCTTTTTACTTCCTTCTTGGTACGGTGTCGGCACAGCTTTGCAAGAGTTTTTGCTGGAGGAACCGGAAGAGCACATGAAACTTTTGCAGTATTTCTACTTGAAATGGCCATTTTTTAGAATGGTAATTTCTAAGGTGGAAATGACCTTATCTAAGGTGGATTTGCAGATTGCAGAACACTATGTGCGGGAGTTAGCTTTGCCGGCTGACAAGGAGCGTTTTCAGACTTTATTCGAGCAAATTGCTGCGGAATTTCACTTGATTCGGGGTTTGGTTTTAACTATTACCGGACACCAGCGTTTGTTGGACGAAGATCCGTCGCTGCAGCGTTCGGTGCAGTTGCGAAATGCGACGATTGTACCTTTGGGTTTGTTGCAGGTTTCGCTGCTGAAACGCTTGCGGCAGCACGGTAGTAGCGGGATTCCGGGGGTGATTCACTCGCGTTACAGCAAGGGTGAATTGTTGCGGGGAGCTCTGCTGACGATTAATGGTATTGCTGCGGGGATGCGGAATACCGGCTAG
- a CDS encoding phosphodiester glycosidase family protein — translation MSKRKQSEGCRPMLRRTFLFLTGIALARLAADYFAIAQNRDSFLTLAGQLWQKLLAFLSSIQSNQTPQPLLNNPIVKSGKNNQPLPSNPIVKSPENYPAVQPSQPQIIKRSAKQAKPLQVSSKNVAGASFYLTTIDLADPEIYITIGLANNADFANTSKVTRGDEPFENMVARYRAAVVANGTFFGKDEQKSVLGNMVAAGKFLKYSRWENYGTTLGIKAGNQLEMVTARIEGKPDWSQYWFSLTCGPRLVKGGKVWLSPLSEGFKDSHVLGVGSRTAIGFPASRDKLFLVTFFDSLSLEAEAKVMQAIGCFEAMNLDGGASVGLAHQGQILLPPGRNLTNVLVVYDREYPAPAQLKESWERFQKGSRPTPDKSVFFDRSSSRKFGFRCTRSGCNGWQKEGRRNRGSIQILSGAPKGRMKSLQTRL, via the coding sequence ATGTCTAAACGCAAACAGTCTGAAGGTTGTCGCCCGATGCTGCGGCGCACTTTTTTATTTTTAACGGGCATAGCTTTGGCGCGGCTTGCGGCTGACTATTTTGCGATCGCCCAAAACCGAGATAGTTTCTTGACTCTGGCGGGTCAACTGTGGCAAAAGTTACTCGCTTTTTTATCCAGTATACAATCAAATCAAACTCCTCAACCTCTCCTTAACAATCCGATTGTCAAATCGGGAAAAAACAATCAACCTCTGCCGAGTAATCCTATTGTAAAATCGCCCGAAAATTATCCTGCAGTCCAGCCGTCTCAACCTCAAATTATCAAACGTTCTGCTAAGCAAGCAAAACCCCTACAAGTCAGCAGCAAAAATGTAGCTGGCGCAAGTTTTTATCTAACCACTATTGACCTCGCCGATCCAGAAATTTATATCACAATTGGGTTAGCTAACAATGCAGATTTTGCCAATACTTCTAAAGTAACGCGGGGCGACGAACCTTTTGAAAATATGGTGGCGCGTTACCGGGCTGCTGTTGTTGCTAACGGGACTTTTTTTGGTAAAGATGAGCAGAAATCTGTGCTGGGAAATATGGTGGCCGCGGGTAAGTTTCTGAAATACAGCCGATGGGAAAATTACGGCACGACTTTGGGAATTAAAGCGGGAAATCAATTGGAAATGGTGACGGCTAGAATTGAAGGTAAGCCGGATTGGAGTCAATATTGGTTTTCTCTGACTTGCGGGCCGAGATTGGTTAAAGGGGGGAAAGTTTGGCTGTCTCCTTTATCGGAAGGTTTTAAAGATTCTCATGTTTTGGGCGTGGGTTCGAGAACGGCGATCGGCTTTCCGGCTTCGAGAGATAAGTTATTTTTGGTAACTTTTTTTGATAGTTTGTCTTTGGAAGCAGAAGCTAAAGTTATGCAGGCGATTGGCTGTTTTGAAGCGATGAATTTGGACGGGGGCGCTTCGGTGGGCTTGGCTCATCAGGGGCAGATTTTATTGCCGCCGGGACGGAATTTGACGAATGTGCTGGTGGTTTACGATCGCGAATATCCAGCGCCGGCTCAGTTAAAGGAGTCCTGGGAACGCTTTCAAAAGGGATCTCGACCAACGCCGGACAAATCAGTGTTTTTTGATCGATCTAGCAGCAGGAAGTTCGGCTTCCGTTGCACGCGATCGGGATGTAACGGATGGCAGAAAGAAGGAAGAAGGAATCGAGGGAGCATCCAGATTTTGAGTGGTGCTCCCAAGGGCAGGATGAAATCATTACAGACAAGGCTATAA
- a CDS encoding HPP family protein, which produces MIDSKKIRLKWESYWFKTFGRWSSCPLTCPVDRPHPRHIVWSWIGSFLAITATSYLAVKTNSPLLMAPFGATSVLIFGVPDSPLAQPRNVIGGNCLAALTSLMILHFVGSSPWAMGMAVSSAIGIMQITRTLHPPSGAVALVVMMTQPDWKFLLTPAFEGSIILVLCAVIFNNLAAERTYPNHWL; this is translated from the coding sequence ATGATTGACAGTAAAAAAATTCGACTGAAATGGGAAAGTTATTGGTTTAAAACCTTTGGGAGATGGAGCTCGTGTCCGTTGACCTGCCCAGTAGACAGACCTCATCCTCGGCATATTGTTTGGAGTTGGATTGGCAGTTTTTTGGCAATTACTGCAACGTCCTATCTTGCTGTAAAAACTAATTCTCCTTTACTAATGGCTCCGTTTGGCGCTACCAGCGTTCTGATATTTGGTGTCCCCGACAGCCCTTTGGCTCAACCCCGGAATGTCATTGGGGGCAATTGCTTAGCTGCTCTCACGAGTTTAATGATTCTGCATTTTGTCGGTTCTTCTCCCTGGGCGATGGGAATGGCTGTTTCTAGTGCGATCGGAATTATGCAGATTACCAGAACTCTACATCCCCCTTCGGGAGCAGTTGCCTTAGTCGTCATGATGACCCAACCAGACTGGAAATTTTTGCTAACACCGGCTTTTGAGGGATCGATAATCTTGGTCTTGTGCGCCGTCATCTTTAATAATTTAGCTGCAGAAAGGACGTATCCCAATCACTGGTTATAG
- a CDS encoding dihem cytochrome c: MKQEKPRKRRRVGLRGLYSTLLVLIIVCCTCGGWVAAQTAYSGTPARLAQVSPIEDTGTVDRIPERYQLGKQLYLENCATCHIALPPQVLPTETWRRLLQDPQHYGQTLKLLVDPPRLLVWNYLQTFSRPQAQDEELAYRVASSRYFKALHPKVKMSQPANISSCVTCHPGASQYNFRKLTAEWENSP; this comes from the coding sequence ATGAAACAGGAAAAACCCCGCAAACGTCGCAGAGTAGGCTTGCGGGGGCTTTACTCAACGTTGCTAGTGTTGATAATTGTCTGCTGTACCTGCGGCGGATGGGTTGCAGCTCAGACTGCCTACTCTGGCACTCCGGCCCGACTTGCTCAGGTGTCTCCGATCGAGGATACTGGAACTGTCGATCGCATTCCCGAACGCTACCAACTCGGAAAGCAACTGTACCTAGAAAACTGCGCCACCTGTCACATCGCTTTACCGCCGCAAGTATTACCTACAGAAACTTGGCGCAGGTTGCTGCAAGATCCCCAACACTACGGGCAAACCCTCAAACTCCTAGTAGACCCGCCCCGCCTGCTAGTCTGGAACTACCTGCAAACTTTTTCCCGTCCCCAAGCCCAAGACGAAGAACTCGCCTACCGAGTCGCCAGTTCTCGCTATTTCAAAGCTCTGCACCCCAAAGTCAAAATGTCACAACCCGCAAATATCAGCAGTTGCGTTACTTGTCACCCCGGCGCGTCTCAATACAATTTCCGCAAGCTTACCGCCGAGTGGGAAAACTCTCCGTAG
- a CDS encoding MBL fold metallo-hydrolase codes for MPDSAPSLPNPQPSDRKATMENSPLTEFVVQFWGVRGSIATPGTKTLRYGGNTSCVEMRLGKKRLIFDGGTGLRVLGLNLLRQMPVEAHMFFSHTHWDHIQGFPFFTPAFIPGNCFHIYGAIAPNGTTIKHRLADQMLHPNFPVPIQVMQSDLKFNDLTPGDILELDDVKIETALLNHPNTAIGYRVTWEGHTAVYCTDTEHFPDRLDDNVLHLARNADVLIYDANYTNEEYYDFKTPKVGWGHSTWQAGVEIAKAAGVKKIVMFHHDPGHDDNFLDRTEAEVQAAFANSCLAREGMSIPVI; via the coding sequence ATGCCAGATTCCGCACCCTCTCTACCCAATCCACAGCCTTCCGATCGCAAAGCCACTATGGAAAATAGTCCTTTGACCGAGTTTGTCGTTCAGTTTTGGGGCGTGCGGGGCAGCATCGCCACCCCCGGCACCAAAACACTGCGCTACGGAGGCAACACCTCCTGTGTAGAAATGCGCTTGGGCAAAAAACGGCTGATCTTTGACGGTGGTACGGGCCTGCGAGTTCTGGGCCTCAATCTGCTGCGGCAAATGCCGGTGGAAGCCCATATGTTTTTTAGTCATACTCACTGGGATCACATTCAAGGGTTTCCGTTCTTTACTCCTGCCTTTATCCCGGGGAACTGCTTTCACATTTACGGTGCGATCGCCCCCAACGGCACTACAATCAAACACCGTCTTGCCGACCAAATGCTGCACCCCAATTTTCCCGTCCCCATCCAGGTGATGCAATCAGACCTCAAATTCAACGATTTGACGCCTGGGGATATTCTCGAACTCGACGATGTGAAAATAGAAACGGCACTGCTGAACCATCCCAACACCGCGATCGGATATCGAGTCACCTGGGAGGGACACACAGCCGTCTACTGCACCGATACAGAACACTTTCCCGATCGCCTGGACGACAACGTGTTACACCTAGCTCGCAACGCCGACGTGCTGATTTACGACGCCAACTACACCAACGAAGAGTATTACGACTTCAAAACCCCAAAAGTCGGCTGGGGACACTCGACTTGGCAAGCAGGAGTAGAAATAGCGAAAGCTGCTGGAGTCAAAAAAATCGTGATGTTTCACCACGATCCGGGTCACGACGACAATTTTCTCGATCGTACAGAAGCAGAGGTGCAGGCAGCGTTCGCCAATAGCTGCTTAGCCCGCGAAGGCATGAGCATACCAGTGATTTAA
- a CDS encoding inorganic diphosphatase, whose product MDLSLIPAQPKPGLLNVLIEITAGSKNKYEFDKDLQAFALDRVLSSSVQYPCDYGFIPNTLADDGDPLDGLVMMDEPTFPGCIIAARPIGMLEMIDGGDRDEKLLCVPDKDPRYAHYKSLKDVAPHRLDEIAEFFRTYKNLEKKVTEILGWQDVDLVMPLVEKCIAADRK is encoded by the coding sequence GTGGACTTATCGCTAATTCCGGCACAGCCGAAACCAGGACTGCTCAACGTCCTCATCGAAATTACCGCCGGTAGCAAAAACAAGTACGAATTTGATAAAGACTTGCAAGCCTTTGCTCTCGATCGGGTGCTTTCTTCCTCTGTCCAATATCCGTGCGACTACGGCTTCATACCCAATACCTTAGCCGATGATGGCGACCCCCTCGACGGCCTGGTGATGATGGATGAACCCACATTTCCAGGGTGCATAATCGCAGCCCGTCCGATCGGAATGCTGGAAATGATCGACGGAGGCGACAGGGACGAAAAACTTTTGTGCGTTCCCGACAAAGACCCCCGCTACGCTCACTATAAGTCCCTCAAAGACGTAGCCCCCCACCGCTTGGACGAAATAGCCGAATTTTTTAGAACCTACAAAAATTTGGAGAAAAAAGTCACGGAAATTCTGGGTTGGCAAGATGTCGATCTAGTAATGCCCTTAGTGGAAAAGTGCATCGCAGCCGATCGCAAATAA
- a CDS encoding serine/threonine protein kinase encodes MTSKILAERYEVQRQLGKQTGRQTLLARDLQTQKLVVIKQLFLGSDFEWQDLKLFQREAETLKALDHPAIPRYLDYLEIDEPDSKGFALVQTYVEGKTLEDHLRSGRTFSESEVKELAKSLLEILIYLHEQKPPVIHRDLKPSNILLHSRSGHSVGKVYLVDFGSVQNQAAKLGGTITVVGTYGYMAPEQFGGRSVPASDLYGLGATLIYLVTGLHPTELPQQDLRIQFADRVTHLNYNLIDWLEWITEPSLDQRLSSAGEAWHSLKNPRPIDQTPMELQPPGSEIKLTKNSEFIEIVIPPQGVGFGLVALLSAAIAANSPSFVNVFNLPEDDGTITNLPPIDSKLIMLAGGFLAVVGVMFLFALFRELRLRIDRQQISCSSNLLGLRWNHSKPAPRQDICQLEIEEIEDTRRYPPQKSWRAYQLIIQAGNQTYQLGVKQKLSESEIEWLATELSQWLGLKIQRTLTDG; translated from the coding sequence ATGACCAGCAAAATATTAGCAGAACGCTACGAAGTGCAGCGACAACTGGGAAAACAAACTGGTCGCCAAACGCTGCTGGCTCGTGATTTGCAAACTCAAAAATTAGTTGTTATCAAACAGCTATTCCTCGGCAGCGATTTTGAATGGCAAGACCTCAAGTTATTTCAACGGGAAGCGGAAACTTTAAAAGCACTCGATCACCCAGCAATTCCTCGTTACCTCGACTATCTAGAAATTGACGAACCAGACAGCAAAGGATTTGCCTTGGTACAGACTTATGTAGAGGGGAAAACTTTGGAAGATCATTTGCGATCTGGGCGTACTTTTAGCGAAAGCGAGGTGAAAGAATTAGCTAAATCGCTGTTAGAAATTTTGATTTATTTGCACGAGCAAAAGCCGCCTGTCATTCACCGCGATCTTAAACCCAGCAATATTTTACTGCACAGCAGATCCGGTCACTCGGTGGGAAAAGTTTATTTAGTTGATTTTGGTTCGGTGCAGAACCAAGCGGCAAAATTGGGCGGTACGATTACAGTAGTCGGAACATACGGATATATGGCACCGGAACAATTTGGCGGGCGCTCGGTTCCGGCTTCTGACCTCTACGGTTTAGGCGCAACTTTAATTTATTTGGTAACGGGTTTGCATCCTACGGAACTGCCACAGCAGGATTTGAGAATTCAATTTGCCGATCGGGTAACGCATCTCAATTATAATTTAATTGATTGGCTGGAGTGGATTACAGAACCAAGTTTAGACCAACGGTTATCTTCGGCTGGGGAAGCATGGCACTCGCTCAAAAATCCCCGCCCGATAGACCAAACTCCTATGGAATTGCAGCCACCAGGCAGCGAGATTAAACTCACAAAAAATTCTGAATTTATAGAAATTGTAATTCCGCCACAAGGAGTAGGTTTCGGTTTAGTTGCCCTGCTTTCGGCTGCAATTGCTGCGAATTCTCCCTCATTCGTCAATGTTTTTAACTTGCCAGAGGACGACGGTACAATCACTAATTTACCACCGATAGATTCCAAACTTATTATGCTAGCAGGAGGTTTCTTAGCTGTGGTAGGAGTAATGTTTCTGTTTGCACTATTTCGGGAATTGCGTCTCAGAATCGATCGCCAGCAAATCTCCTGTAGCAGCAATCTACTGGGGTTGAGATGGAATCATTCCAAGCCAGCCCCCAGACAGGATATTTGTCAGTTGGAAATTGAAGAAATTGAAGACACTAGGCGTTACCCGCCACAAAAATCATGGCGTGCTTATCAGTTGATTATTCAAGCCGGCAACCAAACATATCAACTAGGAGTGAAGCAGAAACTAAGTGAATCAGAAATAGAGTGGTTAGCAACAGAACTTAGCCAGTGGTTGGGATTGAAAATTCAAAGAACTTTGACAGACGGTTGA